A section of the Pseudanabaena mucicola str. Chao 1806 genome encodes:
- a CDS encoding ABC transporter permease has protein sequence MANAINVPPIKRWQSWYMLLAFFYMYFPIGVLTIFSFNKSPSPSQWAGFSLDWYAKFLQNEILRAALKNSLSVALTSVSVSAVLGTLTAVGLARYYFPGKSIYRGVTYLPLIVPDIAIAVATLVFFAAIKLPLSLATIVIAHIVFCIAYVAVVVSSRLASIDPKLEEAALDLGATPTQAFLRVLLPQLLPGILSGCLLAFILSMDDFVIAYFTAGVGSTTLPIAIFSSLRSGGVTPELNALSVLLILASASIAAIAEAIRSWGTHD, from the coding sequence ATGGCTAACGCAATCAACGTCCCCCCGATCAAGCGCTGGCAATCTTGGTACATGCTACTTGCCTTCTTTTACATGTACTTTCCCATCGGCGTTCTCACTATTTTTAGCTTTAATAAATCCCCATCTCCTTCACAATGGGCAGGCTTTAGTCTGGATTGGTATGCCAAATTCCTGCAAAATGAAATATTACGAGCAGCTTTAAAAAATAGCCTCAGTGTTGCCCTAACTTCTGTATCCGTATCCGCAGTTTTAGGAACCCTCACCGCAGTTGGTTTAGCCCGATATTATTTCCCTGGCAAAAGCATCTATCGAGGAGTCACCTATTTACCTCTAATCGTGCCAGATATTGCGATCGCCGTAGCAACTCTCGTATTTTTCGCAGCGATTAAACTACCACTAAGTCTTGCCACAATTGTGATCGCACATATTGTTTTTTGCATAGCCTATGTTGCTGTAGTAGTCTCCAGTCGTCTTGCTAGCATTGATCCCAAGCTCGAAGAAGCCGCTCTTGATCTCGGCGCTACCCCAACCCAAGCATTTTTGCGTGTACTATTACCCCAACTTTTACCTGGAATTTTGTCAGGATGTCTCCTTGCCTTTATTCTTAGCATGGATGATTTTGTGATTGCCTATTTCACCGCTGGCGTTGGCTCAACTACATTGCCGATCGCTATTTTTTCATCATTACGAAGTGGTGGTGTTACCCCTGAATTAAATGCTCTTAGTGTTTTGTTGATCCTCGCTTCAGCCTCAATTGCCGCGATCGCGGAAGCGATTAGAAGTTGGGGAACCCATGATTAA
- a CDS encoding ATP-binding protein, whose product MSEKPLKLRISIPPVEGIEDVPIAAVEVLATKMGFSSNAVQDIVQALTEALVNAVLYTDLDLEVVIFVENTSLVVEVHDRGSGFDVDSVPPPNFDLISELGVKSGGFGIHMIKALVDKVEIKSTDKGTTVRMIKFLPIPKPVLQR is encoded by the coding sequence ATGAGTGAGAAACCTTTAAAGCTGCGAATCTCAATTCCCCCCGTCGAAGGAATTGAGGATGTCCCTATCGCAGCAGTAGAAGTACTCGCTACCAAAATGGGGTTTAGTTCTAATGCTGTGCAAGACATCGTTCAAGCTCTTACTGAAGCATTAGTGAATGCTGTTCTTTACACAGACCTTGACTTAGAGGTTGTTATTTTCGTGGAAAATACAAGCCTAGTTGTGGAAGTCCATGATCGTGGCTCTGGCTTTGATGTTGATAGTGTGCCTCCTCCTAATTTTGATTTGATATCCGAGCTTGGCGTCAAAAGCGGCGGTTTCGGGATACATATGATCAAAGCATTGGTCGATAAGGTAGAAATCAAATCTACCGACAAAGGTACAACAGTCCGCATGATTAAGTTTTTGCCTATCCCCAAACCCGTTCTCCAAAGATGA
- a CDS encoding STAS domain-containing protein, with protein MTHSSFLQDELKIVEQIDGDQVILKLNGALSVTTVPYFRQAVQPFIDQNLSAIVLDFEYVTKIVSRGVGAAIDMAVQAKKHGGKLRLENVGKYGRSLYIQGVHLVAEVPELEGFEP; from the coding sequence ATGACTCATTCCTCATTTCTACAAGATGAACTCAAGATCGTTGAACAAATTGATGGCGATCAAGTTATTCTCAAACTGAATGGTGCTTTGAGTGTGACCACTGTTCCATACTTTAGACAAGCAGTACAGCCATTTATTGATCAGAATTTATCAGCAATCGTTTTAGACTTTGAATATGTTACTAAGATTGTAAGTAGGGGTGTAGGGGCGGCGATTGATATGGCAGTGCAAGCCAAAAAACATGGAGGTAAGCTCCGCTTAGAAAATGTTGGTAAGTATGGTCGCTCCCTCTATATTCAGGGTGTACACCTAGTAGCCGAAGTACCTGAGCTAGAAGGATTTGAACCATAA